From the Lysinibacillus fusiformis genome, the window GTCTTTTTATCGGGCTATCAATTACTCGTTCCCTGCTAATTCTTTTTTTAGAAGATTAGCTGCAGATAACACTTTTAAATCTTGTAGAATGTCGCCTGGCTTGTTTCCTTGTCCTACAATATAAGCTTCAAATTTTGTCCCAATAAAGTCAAATATATATTGAAATTGCTGAATCATTGGTAACCCTTTTATATATGGCTCGTCTCCACCAACTGCAATGACATATGCTTTTTTAGAAGACATCAGTGCCTTAAAATCAGGATAATCTGGGTCCCTTAAAGTTTGCGACCATCGATCAATAAAATTCTTCATTATTCCTGTCATGCTATACCAATAAATAGGCGTAGAAAAAATAAGAATATCATGCGGAAGTATCCGGTCAATGATGGCGTTATAATCATCGTTGATATTAGAAAAGCCCTCCTCAGTATGACGCTTATCAATGATCGGCTGAATTAAATAATCCTTTAAATAAATTTCTTCTACCATTAGGCCTTGAGTAACTAATTTTGTTAATGTCTCTACATTCCCATCAGGACGATTTCCACCGTAAATAACTGCTATTGACATTTAGTATCCCTACTTCCTTTAAGTTTTAACTAGTGTCCCCGTATATCAATAGCTTATTATGATTTCACAAATCGATAAAGATGATTATTTCGATAAAATAAATCGAAAAATCCGATTACAATTAGCATGCATACTTTTAAAATTATGTTCAATTAAACTAGGTTACAAAATGAAATC encodes:
- a CDS encoding flavodoxin family protein — translated: MSIAVIYGGNRPDGNVETLTKLVTQGLMVEEIYLKDYLIQPIIDKRHTEEGFSNINDDYNAIIDRILPHDILIFSTPIYWYSMTGIMKNFIDRWSQTLRDPDYPDFKALMSSKKAYVIAVGGDEPYIKGLPMIQQFQYIFDFIGTKFEAYIVGQGNKPGDILQDLKVLSAANLLKKELAGNE